One genomic region from Planctomycetaceae bacterium encodes:
- a CDS encoding helix-turn-helix transcriptional regulator, giving the protein MSRRFIRENSAGPISVADVAAATTLGQRALRGRFRKELGRSILQEIHAVRIDRAQELLAQTALPVYEVARRCGFSEARCLDRTFLKLTGQRPLQYRRQCQQTLQG; this is encoded by the coding sequence TTGAGCCGCCGGTTTATCCGCGAGAACTCCGCCGGACCCATCAGCGTCGCCGACGTCGCGGCGGCCACCACGCTGGGCCAGCGGGCCCTGCGCGGGCGGTTCCGCAAGGAACTGGGGCGTTCGATCCTCCAGGAGATCCACGCCGTCCGGATCGACCGGGCCCAGGAGCTGCTGGCCCAGACGGCCCTGCCGGTCTACGAGGTCGCCCGCCGATGCGGTTTTAGCGAGGCCCGCTGCCTCGACCGCACCTTCCTCAAGCTCACCGGCCAGCGCCCTCTTCAATATCGCCGGCAATGCCAGCAGACGTTGCAGGGATGA